One region of Gossypium raimondii isolate GPD5lz chromosome 6, ASM2569854v1, whole genome shotgun sequence genomic DNA includes:
- the LOC105774456 gene encoding GATA transcription factor 4 yields the protein MEMGDLFVGGYYGGGATGDFSPEKRMSMVEEKLGENFIVDDLLDFSNEDAVIGDGLLFDNVAGNSTDLSTVTCNSSVSGGENHFSSANFTHSSQFSGELGVPYDELAELEWLSNFVEDSFSTVPNLQSNHQIFALPTPESSSSSTRSDSLPRSSTDPIFQHGAPLPGKARSKRSMTAPCDWSTRVLHLNPKPTGHKNRDNPNGNTEYSGRKCLHCASEKTPQWRTGPMGPKTLCNACGVRYKSGRLVPEYRPASSPTFVSTEHSNSHRKVLEIRRQKDMQRGGQGTRFLSQTSVFPISNGGDVADDFLIHHHGGPRF from the exons atgGAGATGGGGGACTTATTCGTCGGAGGTTATTACGGCGGCGGAGCTACAGGTGATTTCTCGCCGGAGAAGAGGATGTCCATGGTGGAGGAAAAGCTGGGGGAGAATTTCATCGTCGACGACCTCCTCGACTTCTCTAACGAAGACGCCGTTATCGGCGACGGCTTGTTGTTCGATAATGTCGCGGGTAATTCCACCGATTTGTCCACCGTCACTTGCAATTCCTCAGTGTCCGGTGGCGAAAATCACTTCTCTTCCGCTAATTTCACTCACTCCTCTCAGTTCTCCGGCGAACTCGGCGTCCCG taCGATGAATTGGCGGAACTTGAATGGCtttcaaattttgttgaagATTCATTTTCAACAGTCCCGAATTTACAAAGCAACCACCAAATTTTTGCTTTACCCACACCCGAATCCTCATCTTCCTCAACCCGATCCGATTCATTACCTCGGAGCTCGACCGACCCGATTTTCCAACATGGGGCTCCGTTACCAGGGAAGGCCCGATCCAAGCGTTCAATGACCGCACCGTGCGATTGGTCGACCCGAGTCCTCCACTTAAACCCGAAACCCACGGGTCATAAGAATAGGGATAACCCGAACGGAAATACGGAGTATTCGGGTCGGAAATGTTTACATTGTGCATCGGAGAAGACACCACAATGGAGGACGGGACCGATGGGTCCGAAAACGCTGTGTAATGCGTGTGGTGTGAGGTACAAATCGGGTCGGTTGGTACCCGAATACCGACCCGCCTCGAGCCCGACGTTTGTGTCAACGGAGCATTCGAATTCGCATAGGAAGGTTTTGGAGATTAGGAGGCAAAAGGATATGCAACGAGGGGGACAGGGTACACGGTTTCTTAGTCAAACTTCAGTTTTCCCCATATCCAACGGTGGTGATGTTGCTGATGATTTTTTGATCCATCATCATGGTGGGCCACGATTTTAG